One part of the Mya arenaria isolate MELC-2E11 chromosome 3, ASM2691426v1 genome encodes these proteins:
- the LOC128229390 gene encoding serine protease inhibitor dipetalogastin-like — MNGHYIIIALCLHAALTYVNGRYCKCPKIYRPVCGMDSVTYPNDCERKCRGISKQSNGQCPTPCICTLDYTPVCGNDDVTYGNDCQRECKGVAKKHDGECAPACACPFNYDPVCGNDGVTYPNSCAMECAGVSKQSNGQCPTPCICTLDYTPVCGNDDVTYGNDCQRQCKGVAKKHDGECAPACACPFNYDPVCGNDGVTYPNSCAMECAGISKQSNGQCPTPCICTLDYTPVCGNDDVTYGNDCQRLCKGVAKKHDGECAPACACPFNYDPVCGNDGVTYPNSCAMECAGISKQSNGKCPTPCICTLDYTPVCGNDDVTYGNDCQRQCKGVAKKHDGECAPGCACPFNYDPLCGNDGVTYPNSCAMECAGVAKKHDGECVPGCACPFNYDPVCGNDDVTYPNSCLMECAGVAQKHVGDCAPGWMKGWTAETIKV, encoded by the exons ATGAACGGacattacattattattgcACTGTGTCTTCATGCAGCTCTGACTT ACGTAAACGGCCGTTACTGTAAATGTCCAAAGATTTACCGCCCAGTGTGTGGGATGGATAGTGTGACATACCCAAACGATTGTGAGAGAAAATGTCG CGGCATAAGCAAGCAGTCAAATGGTCAATGCCCTACCCCATGTATCTGCACGCTCGACTATACGCCCGTGTGTGGAAACGACGATGTAACATATGGCAACGACTGCCAAAGGGAATGCAA AGGCGTTGCCAAAAAGCATGACGGAGAATGCGCCCCTGCATGTGCTTGTCCTTTCAACTACGACCCTGTATGTGGGAATGATGGCGTCACGTACCCGAATAGCTGTGCTATGGAATGCGC CGGCGTAAGCAAGCAGTCAAATGGTCAATGCCCTACCCCATGTATCTGTACGCTCGACTATACGCCCGTGTGTGGAAACGACGATGTTACATATGGCAACGACTGCCAAAGGCAATGCAA AGGTGTTGCCAAAAAGCATGACGGAGAATGCGCCCCTGCCTGTGCTTGTCCTTTCAACTACGACCCTGTATGTGGAAATGATGGCGTCACGTATCCAAATAGCTGTGCTATGGAATGCGC cGGCATAAGTAAGCAGTCAAATGGTCAATGCCCTACCCCATGTATCTGTACGCTCGATTATACGCCCGTGTGTGGAAACGACGATGTGACATATGGCAACGACTGCCAAAGGCTATGCAA AGGTGTTGCCAAAAAGCATGACGGAGAATGCGCCCCTGCCTGTGCTTGTCCTTTCAACTACGACCCTGTATGTGGAAATGATGGCGTCACGTATCCAAATAGCTGTGCTATGGAATGCGC CGGCATAAGCAAGCAGTCAAATGGCAAATGCCCTACCCCATGTATCTGTACGCTCGACTATACGCCCGTGTGTGGAAACGACGATGTGACATATGGCAACGACTGCCAAAGGCAATGCAA AGGCGTTGCTAAAAAGCATGACGGAGAATGCGCCCCTGGCTGTGCTTGTCCTTTTAACTACGACCCTTTATGTGGGAATGATGGCGTCACGTATCCGAATAGCTGTGCTATGGAATGCGC AGGGGTTGCCAAAAAGCATGACGGAGAATGCGTCCCTGGCTGTGCTTGTCCTTTTAACTACGACCCTGTATGTGGGAATGATGACGTCACGTACCCGAATAGCTGCCTTATGGAATGCGC AGGAGTGGCCCAGAAGCATGTTGGCGATTGTGCCCCAGGGTGGATGAAGGGTTGGACAGCTGAAACCATCAAAGTTTAA